In Nicotiana sylvestris chloroplast, complete genome, one genomic interval encodes:
- the rpoC1 gene encoding RNA polymerase beta' subunit — MNNNFSSMIDRYKHQQLRIGSVSPQQISAWATKILPNGEIVGEVTKPYTFHYKTNKPEKDGLFCERIFGPIKSGICACGNYRVIGDEKEDPKFCEQCGVEFVDSRIRRYQMGYIKLACPVTHVWYLKRLPSYIANLLDKPLKELEGLVYCDFSFARPITKKPTFLRLRGLFEYEIQSWKYSIPLFFTTQGFDTFRNREISTGAGAIREQLADLDLRIIIENSLVEWEELGEEGHTGNEWEDRKVGRRKDFLVRRVELAKHFIRTNIEPEWMVLCLLPVLPPELRPIIQIDGGKLMSSDINELYRRVIYRNNTLTDLLTTSRSTPGELVMCQEKLVQEAVDTLLDNGIRGQPMRDGHNKVYKSFSDVIEGKEGRFRETLLGKRVDYSGRSVIVVGPSLSLHRCGLPREIAIELFQTFVIRGLIRQHLASNIGVAKSKIREKEPIVWEILQEVMQGHPVLLNRAPTLHRLGIQAFQPVLVEGRAICLHPLVCKGFNADFDGDQMAVHVPLSLEAQVEARLLMFSHMNLLSPAIGDPISVPTQDMLIGLYVLTSGNHRGICVNRYNPCNRRNYQNQKRSDNSHYKYTKEPFFSNSYDAIGAYRQKRINLDSPLWLRWRLDQRVIASRETPIEVHYESLGTFYEIYGHYLIVRSLKKQILFIYIRTTVGHIALYREIEEAIQGFSRAYSSGT, encoded by the exons ATGAATAATAATTTTTCTTCTATGATCGATCGATATAAACATCAACAGCTCCGAATTGGATCAGTTTCTCCTCAACAAATAAGTGCTTGGGCCACTAAAATCCTGCCTAATGGAGAGATAGTTGGAGAGGTAACAAAACCCTATACTTTTCATTACAAAACTAACAAACCGGAAAAAGATGGATTATTTTGTGAAAGAATTTTTGGTCCTATAAAAAGCGGAATTTGTGCTTGTGGAAATTATCGAGTAATCGGAGATGAAAAAGAAGACCCGAAATTTTGTGAACAATGCGGGGTCGAATTTGTTGATTCTCGGATACGAAGGTATCAAATGGGCTATATCAAACTCGCATGCCCAGTAACCCATGTGTGGTATTTAAAACGTCTTCCTAGTTATATTGCGAATCTTTTAGATAAACCTCTTAAAGAATTAGAAGGCCTAGTATACTGCGAT TTTTCTTTTGCTAGGCCCATAACTAAAAAGCCCACTTTCTTACGATTACGAGGTTTATTCGAATATGAAATCCAATCTTGGAAATACAGCATCCCACTTTTTTTTACTACCCAGGGTTTCGATACATTTCGCAATCGAGAAATCTCTACTGGCGCGGGTGCTATCCGAGAACAATTAGCCGATCTAGATTTACGAATTATTATAGAGAATTCGTTGGTAGAATGGGAAGAATTGGGGGAAGAAGGGCACACAGGGAATGAATGGGAAGATCGAAAAGTTGGAAGAAGAAAGGACTTTTTGGTTAGACGCGTGGAATTGGCTAAGCATTTTATTCGAACAAATATAGAGCCAGAATGGATGGTTTTGTGTCTATTACCAGTTCTTCCTCCTGAGTTGAGACCGATCATTCAGATAGATGGGGGTAAACTAATGAGCTCAGATATTAATGAACTCTATAGAAGAGTTATCTATCGGAACAATACCCTTACCGATCTATTAACAACAAGTAGATCTACGCCAGGAGAATTAGTAATGTGTCAGGAGAAATTAGTACAAGAAGCCGTGGATACACTTCTTGATAATGGAATCCGGGGACAACCAATGAGGGACGGTCATAATAAAGTTTACAAGTCATTTTCTGATGTAATTGAAGGCAAAGAGGGAAGATTTCGTGAGACTCTGCTTGGCAAACGAGTCGATTATTCAGGACGTTCTGTCATTGTCGTGGGTCCTTCACTTTCATTACATCGATGTGGATTGCCTCGTGAAATAGCAATAGAACTTTTCCAGACATTTGTAATTCGTGGTCTAATTAGACAACATCTTGCTTCGAACATAGGAGTTGCTAAGAGTAAAATTCGAGAAAAAGAGCCGATTGTTTGGGAAATCCTTCAAGAAGTTATGCAGGGACATCCTGTATTGCTGAATAGAGCACCCACTTTGCATAGATTAGGCATACAGGCATTCCAGCCCGTTTTAGTGGAGGGGCGCGCTATTTGTTTACATCCATTAGTTTGCAAGGGATTCAATGCTGATTTTGATGGAGATCAAATGGCTGTTCATGTACCTTTATCCTTGGAGGCTCAAGTAGAGGCCCGTTTACTTATGTTTTCTCATATGAATCTTTTGTCTCCGGCTATTGGGGATCCCATTTCCGTACCAACGCAAGATATGCTTATTGGACTCTATGTATTAACGAGCGGAAATCATCGAGGTATTTGTGTAAATAGATATAATCCATGTAATCGCAGAAACTATCAAAATCAAAAAAGAAGTGACAATAGTCACTATAAGTATACGAAAGAACCGTTTTTTTCTAATTCCTATGATGCAATTGGGGCTTATCGGCAGAAACGAATCAATTTAGATAGTCCTTTGTGGCTCCGGTGGCGACTAGATCAACGCGTTATTGCTTCAAGAGAAACTCCCATCGAAGTTCACTATGAATCTTTAGGTACTTTTTATGAGATTTATGGACACTATCTAATAGTAAGAAGTCTAAAAAAACAAATCCTTTTTATATACATTCGAACCACTGTTGGTCATATTGCTCTTTATCGAGAAATCGAAGAAGCTATACAGGGGTTTTCTCGGGCCTATTCATCTGGTACCTAA
- the psbM gene encoding photosystem II protein M, whose amino-acid sequence MEVNILAFIATALFILVPTAFLLIIYVKTVSQND is encoded by the coding sequence ATGGAAGTAAATATTCTTGCATTTATTGCTACTGCACTATTTATTCTAGTTCCTACCGCTTTTCTACTTATCATTTACGTAAAAACAGTCAGTCAAAACGATTAA
- a CDS encoding hypothetical protein (ORF70C), giving the protein MSPISINIKELFRYSSLIIVESMAQSQKERRLLINQSNKFAHFIRNSYRISNRERLNTSKICSNISRECY; this is encoded by the coding sequence ATGTCCCCTATCTCTATAAATATAAAGGAATTGTTCCGTTATTCCTCACTAATAATAGTGGAATCAATGGCGCAGAGTCAAAAAGAACGAAGACTATTAATAAACCAATCCAATAAATTCGCTCATTTTATAAGAAATTCCTATAGGATTTCTAATCGGGAAAGATTAAACACAAGCAAAATCTGCAGTAACATCTCAAGGGAATGTTACTAA
- the petN gene encoding cytochrome b6/f complex subunit VIII (ycf6), which yields MDIVSLAWAALMVVFTFSLSLVVWGRSGL from the coding sequence ATGGATATAGTAAGTCTTGCTTGGGCTGCTTTAATGGTAGTCTTTACTTTTTCCCTTTCACTCGTAGTGTGGGGAAGAAGTGGACTCTAG
- the rpoB gene encoding RNA polymerase beta subunit (one of four subunits of the minimal PEP RNA polymerase catalytic core), whose protein sequence is MLGDGNEGISTIPGFNQIQFEGFCRFIDQGLTEELYKFPKIEDTDQEIEFQLFVETYQLVEPLIKERDAVYESLTYSSELYVSAGLIWKNSRDMQEQTIFIGNIPLMNSLGTSIVNGIYRIVINQILQSPGIYYRSELDHNGISVYTGTIISDWGGRSELEIDRKARIWARVSRKQKISILVLSSAMGLNLREILENVCYPEIFLSFLSDKERKKIGSKENAILEFYQQFACVGGDPVFSESLCKELQKKFFQQRCELGRIGRRNMNRRLNLDIPQNNTFLLPRDILAAADHLIGLKFGMGALDDMNHLKNKRIRSVADLLQDQFGLALVRLENVVRGTICGAIRHKLIPTPQNLVTSTPLTTTYESFFGLHPLSQVLDRTNPLTQIVHGRKLSYLGPGGLTGRTASFRIRDIHPSHYGRICPIDTSEGINVGLIGSLAIHARIGHWGSLESPFYEISERSTGVRMLYLSPGRDEYYMVAAGNSLALNQDIQEEQVVPARYRQEFLTIAWEQVHLRSIFPFQYFSIGASLIPFIEHNDANRALMSSNMQRQAVPLSRSEKCIVGTGLERQAALDSGALAIAEREGRVVYTNTDKILLAGNGDILSIPLVIYQRSNKNTCMHQKLQVPRGKCIKKGQILADGAATVGGELALGKNVLVAYMPWEGYNSEDAVLISERLVYEDIYTSFHIRKYEIQTHVTSQGPEKVTNEIPHLEAHLLRNLDKNGIVMLGSWVETGDILVGKLTPQVVKESSYAPEDRLLRAILGIQVSTSKETCLKLPIGGRGRVIDVRWIQKRGGSSYNPETIRVYILQKREIKVGDKVAGRHGNKGIISKILPRQDMPYLQDGRSVDMVFNPLGVPSRMNVGQIFECSLGLAGSLLDRHYRIAPFDERYEQEASRKLVFSELYEASKQTANPWVFEPEYPGKSRIFDGRTGNPFEQPVIIGKPYILKLIHQVDDKIHGRSSGHYALVTQQPLRGRAKQGGQRVGEMEVWALEGFGVAHILQEMLTYKSDHIRARQEVLGTTIIGGTIPNPEDAPESFRLLVRELRSLALELNHFLVSEKNFQINRKEA, encoded by the coding sequence ATGCTCGGGGATGGAAATGAGGGAATATCTACAATACCTGGATTTAATCAGATACAATTTGAAGGATTTTGTAGGTTCATTGATCAAGGTTTGACGGAAGAACTTTATAAGTTTCCAAAAATTGAAGATACAGATCAAGAAATTGAATTTCAATTATTTGTGGAAACATATCAATTGGTCGAACCCTTGATAAAGGAAAGAGATGCTGTGTATGAATCACTCACATATTCTTCTGAATTATATGTATCCGCGGGATTAATTTGGAAAAACAGTAGGGATATGCAAGAACAAACAATTTTTATCGGAAACATTCCTCTAATGAATTCCCTGGGAACTTCTATAGTCAATGGAATATATAGAATTGTGATCAATCAAATATTGCAAAGTCCCGGTATTTATTACCGATCAGAATTGGACCATAACGGAATTTCGGTCTATACCGGCACCATAATATCAGATTGGGGAGGAAGATCAGAATTAGAAATTGATAGAAAAGCAAGGATATGGGCTCGTGTAAGTAGGAAACAAAAAATATCTATTCTAGTTCTATCATCAGCTATGGGTTTGAATCTAAGAGAAATTCTAGAGAATGTTTGCTATCCTGAAATTTTTTTGTCTTTTCTGAGTGATAAGGAGAGAAAAAAAATTGGGTCAAAAGAAAATGCCATTTTGGAGTTTTATCAACAATTTGCTTGTGTAGGTGGCGATCCGGTATTTTCTGAATCCTTATGTAAGGAATTACAAAAGAAATTCTTTCAACAAAGATGTGAATTAGGAAGGATTGGTCGACGAAATATGAACCGAAGACTGAACCTTGATATACCCCAGAACAATACATTTTTGTTACCACGAGATATATTGGCAGCCGCCGATCATTTGATTGGGCTGAAATTTGGAATGGGTGCACTTGACGATATGAATCATTTGAAAAATAAACGTATTCGTTCTGTAGCAGATCTTTTACAAGATCAATTCGGATTGGCTCTGGTTCGTTTAGAAAATGTGGTTCGGGGGACTATATGTGGAGCAATTCGGCATAAATTGATACCGACACCTCAGAATTTGGTAACCTCAACTCCATTAACAACTACTTATGAATCCTTTTTCGGTTTACACCCATTATCTCAAGTTTTGGATCGAACTAATCCATTGACACAAATAGTTCATGGGAGAAAATTAAGTTATTTGGGCCCTGGAGGACTGACAGGGCGCACTGCTAGTTTTCGGATACGAGATATCCATCCTAGTCACTATGGACGTATTTGCCCAATTGACACATCTGAAGGAATCAATGTTGGACTTATTGGATCCTTAGCAATTCATGCGAGGATTGGTCATTGGGGATCTCTAGAAAGCCCTTTTTATGAAATTTCTGAGAGGTCAACCGGGGTACGGATGCTTTATTTATCACCAGGTAGAGATGAATACTATATGGTAGCGGCAGGAAATTCTTTAGCCTTAAATCAGGATATTCAGGAAGAACAGGTTGTTCCAGCTCGATACCGTCAAGAATTCTTGACTATTGCATGGGAACAGGTTCATCTTCGAAGTATTTTTCCTTTTCAATATTTTTCTATTGGAGCTTCCCTCATTCCTTTTATCGAACATAATGATGCGAATCGAGCTTTAATGAGTTCTAATATGCAACGTCAAGCAGTTCCTCTTTCTCGCTCCGAGAAATGCATTGTTGGAACTGGGTTGGAACGACAAGCAGCTCTAGATTCGGGGGCTCTTGCTATAGCCGAACGCGAGGGAAGGGTCGTTTATACCAATACTGACAAGATTCTTTTAGCAGGTAATGGAGATATTCTAAGCATTCCATTAGTTATATATCAACGTTCCAATAAAAATACTTGTATGCATCAAAAACTCCAGGTTCCTCGGGGTAAATGCATTAAAAAGGGACAAATTTTAGCGGATGGTGCTGCTACGGTTGGTGGCGAACTTGCTTTGGGGAAAAACGTATTAGTAGCTTATATGCCGTGGGAGGGTTACAATTCTGAAGATGCAGTACTTATTAGCGAGCGTTTGGTATATGAAGATATTTATACTTCTTTTCACATACGGAAATATGAAATTCAGACTCATGTGACAAGCCAAGGCCCTGAAAAAGTAACTAATGAAATACCGCATTTAGAAGCCCATTTACTCCGCAATTTAGATAAAAATGGAATTGTGATGCTGGGATCTTGGGTAGAGACAGGTGATATTTTAGTAGGTAAATTAACACCCCAGGTCGTGAAAGAATCGTCGTATGCCCCGGAAGATAGATTGTTACGAGCTATACTTGGTATTCAGGTATCTACTTCAAAAGAAACTTGTCTAAAACTACCTATAGGTGGCAGGGGTCGGGTTATTGATGTGAGGTGGATCCAGAAGAGGGGTGGTTCTAGTTATAATCCCGAAACGATTCGTGTATATATTTTACAGAAACGTGAAATCAAAGTAGGCGATAAAGTAGCTGGAAGACACGGAAATAAAGGTATCATTTCCAAAATTTTGCCTAGACAAGATATGCCTTATTTACAAGATGGAAGATCCGTTGATATGGTCTTTAACCCATTAGGAGTACCTTCACGAATGAATGTAGGACAGATATTTGAATGTTCACTAGGGTTAGCAGGGAGTCTGCTAGACAGACATTATCGAATAGCACCTTTTGATGAGAGATATGAACAAGAAGCTTCGAGAAAACTTGTGTTTTCTGAATTATATGAAGCCAGTAAGCAAACAGCGAATCCATGGGTATTTGAACCCGAATATCCAGGAAAAAGCAGAATATTTGATGGAAGGACGGGGAATCCTTTTGAACAACCCGTTATAATAGGAAAGCCTTATATCTTGAAATTAATTCATCAAGTTGATGATAAAATCCATGGGCGCTCCAGTGGACATTATGCGCTTGTTACACAACAACCCCTTAGAGGAAGAGCCAAACAGGGGGGACAGCGGGTAGGAGAAATGGAGGTTTGGGCTCTAGAAGGGTTTGGGGTTGCTCATATTTTACAAGAGATGCTTACTTATAAATCGGATCATATTAGAGCTCGCCAGGAAGTACTTGGTACTACGATCATTGGGGGAACAATACCTAATCCCGAAGATGCTCCAGAATCTTTTCGATTGCTCGTTCGAGAACTACGATCTTTAGCTCTGGAACTGAATCATTTCCTTGTATCTGAGAAGAACTTCCAGATTAATAGGAAGGAAGCTTAA
- the rpoC2 gene encoding RNA polymerase beta'' subunit (one of four subunits of the minimal PEP RNA polymerase catalytic core) — MAERANLVFHNKAINGTAMKRLISRLIDHFGMAYTSHILDQVKTLGFQQATATSISLGIDDLLTIPSKGWLVQDAEQQSLILEKHHHYGNVHAVEKLRQSIEIWYATSEYLRQEMNPNFRMTDPFNPVHIMSFSGARGNASQVHQLVGMRGLMSDPQGQMIDLPIQSNLREGLSLTEYIISCYGARKGVVDTAVRTSDAGYLTRRLVEVVQHIVVRRTDCGTARGISVSPRNGMMPERIFIQTLIGRVLADDIYMGPRCIATRNQDIGIGLVNRFITFRAQPISIRTPFTCRSTSWICRLCYGRSPTHGDLVELGEAVGIIAGQSIGEPGTQLTLRTFHTGGVFTGGTAEHVRAPSNGKIKFNEDLVHPTRTRHGHPAFLCSIDLYVTIESEDILHNVNIPPKSLLLVQNDQYVESEQVIAEIRAGISTLNFKEKVRKHIYSDSDGEMHWSTDVYHAPEFTYGNVHLLPKTSHLWILLGRPCRSSLVYLSIHKDQDQMNAHFLSGKRRYTSNLSVTNDQARQKLFSSDFSGKKEDRIPDYSDLNRIICAGQYNLVYSPILHENSDLLSKRRRNKFIIPLHSIQELENELMPCSGISIEIPVNGIFRRNSILAYFDDPRYRRKSSGIIKYGTVETHSVIKKEDLLEYRGVKEFRPKYQMKVDRFFFIPEEVHILPGSSSIMVRNNSIVGVDTQITLNLRSRVGGLVRVERKKKRIELKIFSGDIHFPGETDKISRHTGVLIPPGTGKRNSKESKKVKNWIYVQRITPSKKKFFVLVRPVVTYEITDGINLATLFPPDPLQERDNVQLRIVNYILYGNGKPIRGISDTSIQLVRTCLVLNWNQDKKSSSCEEARASFVEIRTNGLIRHFLRINLVKSPISYIGKRNDPSGSGLLSDNGSDCTNINPFSSIYSYSKAKIQQSINQPQGTIHTLLNRNKECQSLIILSAANCSRMGPFKDVKYHSVIKKSIKKDPLIPIRNSLGPLGTSLPIENFYSSYHLITHNQILVTNYLQLDNLKQTFQVIKFKYYLMDENGKIFNPDPCRNIILNPFNLNWYFLHHNYCEETSKIISLGQFICENVCIAKNGPPLKSGQVILVQVDSIVIRSAKPYLATPGATVHGHYGETLYEGDTLVTFIYEKSRSGDITQGLPKVEQVLEVRSVDSISMNLEKRIEGWNKCITRILGIPWGFLIGAELTIAQSRISLVNKIQQVYRSQGVQIHNRHLEIIVRQITSKVLVSEDGMSNVFSPGELIGLLRAERMGRALEEAICYRVVLLGITRASLNTQSFISEASFQETARVLAKAALRGRIDWLKGLKENVVLGGVIPVGTGFKGLVHPSKQHNNIPLETKKKNLFEGEMRDILFHHKKLFDSCLSKNFHDIPEQSFIGFNDS; from the coding sequence ATGGCAGAACGGGCCAATCTGGTCTTTCACAATAAAGCGATAAACGGAACTGCCATGAAACGACTTATTAGTAGATTAATAGATCACTTCGGAATGGCATATACATCACATATCCTGGATCAAGTAAAAACTCTGGGGTTCCAACAAGCTACTGCTACATCCATTTCATTAGGAATTGATGATCTTTTAACAATACCTTCTAAGGGATGGCTAGTTCAAGATGCTGAACAACAAAGTTTGATTTTGGAAAAACACCATCATTATGGGAATGTACACGCGGTAGAAAAATTACGTCAATCCATTGAAATATGGTATGCTACAAGTGAATATTTGCGACAAGAAATGAATCCTAATTTTAGGATGACTGACCCTTTTAATCCAGTTCATATAATGTCTTTCTCGGGAGCTAGAGGAAATGCATCTCAGGTACATCAATTAGTAGGTATGAGAGGATTAATGTCAGATCCTCAAGGACAAATGATTGATTTACCTATTCAAAGCAATTTACGCGAAGGACTCTCTTTAACAGAATACATCATTTCTTGCTACGGAGCCCGTAAAGGAGTTGTGGATACTGCTGTACGAACATCAGACGCTGGATATCTCACTCGCAGACTTGTTGAAGTAGTTCAACACATTGTTGTACGTCGAACGGATTGTGGCACCGCCCGGGGTATTTCTGTGAGTCCTCGGAATGGGATGATGCCGGAAAGGATTTTTATCCAAACATTAATTGGTCGTGTATTAGCAGATGATATATACATGGGTCCGCGATGTATTGCCACTAGAAATCAAGACATTGGCATTGGACTTGTAAATCGATTCATAACCTTTCGGGCACAACCAATCTCTATTCGAACTCCCTTTACTTGTAGGAGTACATCTTGGATTTGTCGATTATGTTATGGCCGGAGTCCTACTCATGGCGACCTGGTTGAATTGGGGGAAGCTGTAGGTATTATTGCAGGTCAATCGATTGGAGAACCGGGTACTCAATTAACATTAAGAACTTTTCATACCGGAGGAGTATTCACGGGGGGTACTGCAGAACATGTGCGAGCCCCATCTAATGGAAAAATCAAATTCAATGAGGATTTGGTTCATCCGACACGTACACGTCATGGGCATCCCGCCTTTCTATGTTCTATAGACTTGTATGTAACTATTGAGAGTGAAGATATTCTACATAATGTGAATATTCCACCCAAAAGTTTGCTTTTAGTTCAAAACGATCAATATGTAGAATCAGAACAAGTAATTGCTGAGATTCGCGCAGGAATATCCACTTTGAATTTTAAAGAGAAGGTTCGAAAACATATTTATTCTGATTCAGACGGAGAAATGCACTGGAGTACCGATGTCTATCATGCACCCGAATTTACATACGGTAATGTTCATCTATTACCAAAAACAAGCCATTTATGGATATTATTAGGAAGGCCGTGCAGGTCCAGTCTAGTCTACCTTTCGATCCACAAGGATCAGGATCAAATGAATGCGCATTTTCTTTCTGGCAAGCGAAGATATACTTCTAACCTCTCAGTAACCAACGATCAGGCGAGGCAGAAATTATTTAGTTCGGATTTTTCTGGTAAAAAAGAAGATAGGATTCCTGATTATTCAGACCTTAATCGAATCATATGTGCTGGTCAGTATAATCTCGTATATTCGCCTATTCTCCACGAGAATTCTGATTTATTGTCAAAAAGGCGAAGAAATAAATTCATCATTCCACTACACTCGATTCAAGAACTCGAGAATGAACTAATGCCCTGTTCAGGTATCTCGATTGAAATCCCCGTAAATGGTATTTTCCGTCGAAATAGTATTCTTGCTTATTTCGATGATCCTCGATACAGAAGAAAGAGTTCGGGCATTATTAAATATGGGACTGTAGAAACGCATTCAGTCATCAAAAAAGAGGATTTGCTTGAGTATCGAGGAGTCAAGGAATTTAGGCCAAAATACCAAATGAAAGTAGATCGATTTTTTTTCATTCCTGAAGAGGTGCATATCTTGCCCGGATCTTCTTCCATAATGGTACGGAACAATAGTATCGTTGGGGTAGATACACAAATCACCTTAAATCTAAGAAGCCGAGTCGGTGGGTTGGTCCGGGTGGAGAGAAAAAAAAAACGAATTGAACTTAAAATCTTTTCTGGAGATATCCATTTTCCTGGAGAGACAGATAAGATATCCCGACATACCGGCGTTTTGATACCACCAGGAACAGGAAAAAGAAATTCCAAGGAATCCAAAAAAGTGAAAAATTGGATCTATGTCCAACGGATTACACCTAGCAAGAAAAAGTTTTTTGTTTTAGTTCGACCTGTCGTCACATATGAAATAACGGACGGTATAAATTTAGCAACCCTTTTTCCACCGGATCCATTGCAGGAAAGGGATAATGTGCAACTTCGAATTGTCAATTATATCCTTTATGGAAATGGCAAACCGATTCGAGGAATTTCTGACACAAGTATTCAATTAGTTCGGACTTGTTTAGTATTAAATTGGAACCAAGACAAAAAAAGTTCTTCTTGCGAAGAAGCCCGTGCTTCTTTTGTTGAAATAAGGACAAATGGTTTGATTCGACATTTCCTAAGAATCAACTTAGTGAAATCCCCTATTTCGTATATCGGAAAAAGGAATGATCCGTCGGGGTCAGGATTGCTCTCTGATAATGGATCAGATTGTACCAATATCAACCCCTTTTCTTCCATTTATTCCTATTCCAAGGCAAAAATTCAACAATCTATTAACCAACCTCAAGGAACTATTCATACGTTGTTAAATAGAAATAAGGAATGTCAGTCGTTGATAATTTTGTCAGCAGCCAATTGTTCTCGAATGGGGCCATTCAAGGATGTAAAATATCACAGTGTGATAAAAAAATCAATTAAAAAAGATCCCCTAATTCCAATTAGGAATTCATTGGGCCCTTTAGGAACATCCCTTCCAATTGAGAATTTTTATTCATCTTACCATTTAATAACTCATAATCAGATCTTAGTAACTAACTATTTGCAACTTGACAATTTAAAACAGACTTTTCAAGTGATTAAATTTAAATATTATTTAATGGATGAAAATGGAAAAATTTTTAATCCCGATCCGTGTCGTAACATTATTTTAAATCCATTCAATTTGAATTGGTATTTTCTCCATCACAATTATTGTGAAGAGACATCTAAAATAATTAGTCTTGGACAGTTTATTTGTGAAAATGTATGTATAGCCAAAAATGGACCGCCCCTCAAATCGGGTCAAGTTATACTTGTTCAAGTTGATTCGATAGTGATACGATCAGCTAAGCCTTATTTGGCCACCCCCGGAGCAACTGTTCATGGCCATTATGGGGAAACCCTTTACGAAGGAGATACATTAGTTACATTTATATATGAAAAATCGAGATCTGGTGATATAACACAAGGTCTTCCAAAAGTAGAACAGGTGTTAGAAGTGCGTTCGGTTGATTCAATATCCATGAATCTAGAAAAGAGGATTGAGGGTTGGAACAAATGTATAACAAGAATTCTTGGAATTCCTTGGGGATTCTTGATTGGTGCTGAGCTAACTATAGCGCAAAGCCGAATCTCTTTGGTTAATAAAATCCAACAGGTTTATCGCTCCCAGGGGGTGCAGATTCATAATAGGCATCTAGAAATTATTGTACGTCAAATAACATCAAAAGTGTTGGTTTCAGAAGATGGAATGTCTAATGTTTTTTCACCCGGAGAACTTATTGGATTGTTGCGAGCAGAACGAATGGGGCGCGCTTTGGAAGAAGCGATCTGTTACCGAGTCGTCTTATTGGGAATAACAAGAGCATCTCTCAATACTCAAAGTTTCATATCTGAAGCGAGTTTTCAAGAAACTGCTCGAGTTTTAGCAAAAGCGGCTCTCCGGGGTCGTATCGATTGGTTGAAAGGCCTGAAAGAGAACGTTGTTTTGGGGGGGGTGATACCCGTTGGTACCGGATTCAAGGGATTAGTGCACCCTTCAAAACAACATAACAACATTCCTTTGGAAACAAAAAAAAAGAATCTATTCGAGGGGGAGATGAGAGATATTTTGTTCCACCACAAAAAATTATTTGATTCTTGTCTTTCAAAAAATTTCCACGATATACCCGAACAATCGTTTATAGGATTTAATGATTCCTAA